One part of the Candidatus Polarisedimenticolaceae bacterium genome encodes these proteins:
- a CDS encoding aminodeoxychorismate/anthranilate synthase component II encodes MRVFLLDNYDSFTFNLAQYLQELGAEVDVVRNDRIGVESVLAGGYDAVVISPGPGRPEASGITVPLVRACAGVVPLLGVCLGHQAIGHAWGASVVRARELMHGKTSAVFHDGRTVFRDLASPFPATRYHSLVVDPSGLAPEIEVSARTEDGTVMGLRHRDVVVEGVQFHPESVLTPSGHRLLGNFLELSRGGARR; translated from the coding sequence GTGAGGGTGTTCCTCCTGGACAACTACGACTCCTTCACCTTCAACCTCGCGCAGTACCTCCAGGAGCTCGGCGCGGAGGTCGACGTCGTCCGGAACGACCGGATCGGCGTGGAATCGGTCCTGGCCGGCGGGTACGACGCGGTCGTGATCTCGCCGGGGCCGGGTCGGCCGGAGGCGTCGGGGATCACCGTGCCGCTCGTGCGGGCCTGCGCCGGCGTCGTGCCGCTGCTCGGGGTCTGCCTCGGGCACCAGGCGATCGGCCACGCGTGGGGCGCCAGCGTGGTCCGTGCGCGGGAGCTCATGCACGGGAAGACCTCGGCGGTCTTCCACGACGGCCGCACGGTCTTCCGCGACCTCGCCTCGCCGTTTCCGGCGACCCGTTATCATTCGCTGGTCGTCGATCCGTCGGGGCTCGCCCCCGAGATCGAGGTGAGCGCGCGCACCGAGGACGGCACCGTCATGGGACTGCGCCACCGCGACGTCGTCGTCGAAGGGGTCCAGTTCCACCCGGAGTCGGTCCTCACTCCCTCCGGACATCGCCTGCTCGGGAACTTCCTGGAGCTGTCGAGGGGCGGGGCCCGTCGATGA
- the trpD gene encoding anthranilate phosphoribosyltransferase gives MSAIRGILRRLADGHDLTREEASAAMGEVVEGRATPVQIGAFLVALRMKGETVDEIVGCAEAIRSRALRVRCDDPRALDTCGTGGDGAGTFNVSTAVAFVAAACGATVAKHGNHGVSSACGSADVLEASGFDLGAPTARVERSLAEHRVAFLYAPAYHPAVRHAAAPRREIGVRTVFNAIGPMANPAGVKRQVLGIYDGRLLEPVARALGELGSEHVLVVHGLDGLDEISCAAPTDVAEWREGTLRRFTIAPEDAGVSRYPQDAIRGGPPRENARLLREVLAGAAPEAFVEVVALNTAAALVVAGLAADLRDGAARSRRAMRDGSAVETFRRAAAESRGERP, from the coding sequence ATGAGCGCGATCCGGGGGATCCTCCGCCGCCTCGCCGACGGACACGATCTGACCCGCGAGGAAGCCTCCGCGGCGATGGGCGAGGTCGTCGAGGGCCGGGCGACCCCCGTCCAGATCGGCGCGTTCCTGGTCGCGCTGCGGATGAAGGGGGAGACCGTCGACGAGATCGTCGGCTGCGCCGAGGCGATCCGCTCGCGCGCGCTGCGCGTGCGCTGCGACGATCCCCGCGCGCTCGACACCTGCGGCACGGGAGGGGACGGCGCGGGGACCTTCAACGTCTCCACGGCGGTCGCGTTCGTCGCGGCCGCATGCGGTGCCACCGTCGCCAAACACGGGAATCACGGCGTCTCGAGCGCCTGCGGAAGCGCCGACGTCCTGGAGGCGAGCGGCTTCGACCTCGGGGCGCCCACGGCCCGGGTGGAGCGCTCGCTCGCCGAGCACCGCGTGGCCTTCCTCTACGCCCCCGCGTACCACCCGGCCGTCCGTCACGCCGCGGCGCCGCGGCGGGAGATCGGCGTGCGGACCGTCTTCAACGCGATCGGCCCCATGGCCAATCCCGCCGGCGTGAAGCGACAGGTGCTCGGGATCTACGACGGCCGCCTGCTCGAGCCGGTCGCCCGCGCGCTGGGGGAGCTCGGCTCCGAGCACGTCCTGGTCGTGCACGGCCTCGACGGCCTCGACGAGATCTCGTGCGCGGCGCCGACCGACGTCGCGGAATGGCGGGAGGGCACCTTGCGGAGATTCACGATCGCGCCGGAGGACGCGGGGGTCTCGCGCTACCCGCAAGACGCCATCCGCGGCGGTCCTCCCCGCGAGAACGCGCGACTGCTCCGCGAGGTCCTCGCCGGCGCGGCGCCGGAGGCGTTCGTGGAGGTCGTGGCGCTGAACACCGCCGCGGCGCTCGTCGTGGCCGGGCTCGCGGCGGACCTGCGGGACGGTGCGGCGCGATCCCGTCGGGCGATGCGGGACGGCTCGGCGGTGGAGACGTTCCGGCGCGCCGCGGCGGAGAGCCGAGGGGAACGGCCGTGA
- a CDS encoding indole-3-glycerol phosphate synthase TrpC — MSVLRRIADGVRARLPELRRRAGAWAARADAQPPARDFAGALTGDPGLRVIAEFKPASPSRGSIRPDADVRAFARAFEAGGAAAMSVLTEPEFFGSGLDRLEAARTACSLPLLRKDFLLDPVQIDEARASGADAVLLIVALLDDARLRDLMQAAAGRGMASLVEAHDRAEAERALTAGAGLLGVNQRNLDTLEIDPGLVERMLPTLPRGVPVVAESGLRSRDDLRRLHAAGCRAFLVGTTLMEAPDPAAALRGWLA, encoded by the coding sequence GTGAGCGTCCTCCGGCGGATCGCGGACGGGGTGCGCGCACGCCTGCCGGAGCTGCGCCGCCGGGCCGGCGCCTGGGCCGCTCGGGCGGACGCGCAGCCTCCCGCGCGCGACTTCGCCGGGGCGCTGACCGGGGATCCCGGCCTTCGCGTGATCGCGGAGTTCAAGCCGGCTTCGCCGTCGCGCGGGTCGATCCGCCCCGATGCGGACGTCCGGGCCTTCGCGCGGGCGTTCGAGGCGGGAGGCGCCGCGGCGATGTCCGTCCTGACCGAGCCGGAGTTCTTCGGCTCGGGGCTCGATCGCCTCGAGGCGGCGCGGACGGCCTGCTCCCTTCCGCTCCTCCGGAAGGACTTCCTGCTCGACCCGGTGCAGATCGACGAGGCCCGCGCGAGCGGCGCGGACGCGGTGCTGCTGATCGTCGCCCTGCTGGACGACGCACGGTTGCGCGACCTGATGCAGGCGGCGGCGGGGCGGGGCATGGCGTCGCTCGTCGAGGCGCACGACCGGGCGGAGGCGGAGCGGGCCTTGACCGCCGGCGCGGGCCTGCTCGGGGTCAACCAGCGGAATCTGGACACGCTCGAGATCGACCCCGGGCTCGTGGAGCGGATGCTCCCGACGCTTCCGCGCGGGGTGCCGGTCGTCGCGGAGTCGGGACTGCGCTCGCGCGACGATCTCCGGCGCCTGCACGCCGCGGGGTGCCGGGCGTTTCTCGTCGGGACGACGTTGATGGAGGCGCCGGACCCGGCGGCGGCGCTGAGGGGGTGGCTCGCGTGA
- a CDS encoding phosphoribosylanthranilate isomerase, whose product MKRVVVKVCGITEERDAIEAVHLGVDALGFNFWKESPRYVEPTAVRRMVDKLPALVHKVGVFVNDPLIRVLEVAREAGLTAIQFHGDEVPSLCAAVAPMPWIKAVRVGADFDPESLSRYATTTYLLDGHRDGAYGGTGAVFEWRRARAWSVYGNLVIAGGLDPQNVAMAIEDARPYGVDVASGVEILPGKKDLDRLELFVEAVRRAERRIAQEAGA is encoded by the coding sequence GTGAAACGGGTCGTGGTCAAGGTCTGCGGGATCACCGAGGAGCGCGACGCGATCGAGGCGGTGCACCTGGGCGTCGACGCGCTCGGATTCAATTTCTGGAAGGAGAGCCCGCGCTACGTCGAGCCCACGGCGGTCCGCCGCATGGTCGACAAGCTCCCGGCTCTCGTGCACAAGGTCGGCGTGTTCGTCAACGACCCGCTCATCCGCGTGCTCGAGGTCGCGCGCGAGGCCGGGCTCACCGCGATCCAGTTCCACGGCGACGAAGTCCCCTCGCTGTGCGCCGCGGTCGCCCCGATGCCGTGGATCAAGGCGGTGCGTGTCGGAGCGGACTTCGATCCCGAGTCGCTGTCGCGTTACGCGACGACGACCTACCTCCTCGACGGGCACCGCGACGGCGCCTACGGCGGAACCGGCGCCGTCTTCGAATGGCGGCGCGCGCGGGCGTGGTCGGTGTACGGGAACCTCGTGATCGCGGGGGGGCTCGACCCGCAGAACGTCGCGATGGCGATCGAGGACGCGCGCCCCTACGGCGTCGACGTCGCCTCGGGGGTGGAGATCCTCCCCGGAAAGAAGGACCTCGACCGTCTGGAGCTGTTCGTCGAGGCGGTGCGGCGTGCCGAACGGCGGATCGCCCAGGAGGCGGGCGCGTGA